A genomic window from Pecten maximus chromosome 2, xPecMax1.1, whole genome shotgun sequence includes:
- the LOC117320188 gene encoding alpha-crystallin B chain-like, translating into MSMVRHIPVRWESDYWSRPYMFPNSMVSSSSGFPPHPPPSYPMPLSPAWTSSGLNEPTFPLENPNRRWNFQEESNQMSNINQDMKRMSNEMNRMMQNMRGQLPVSHTVDDWRLSENFRMDNPIREDHDGSRKFHLQFDVRQFKPEEINVKTNGNQLTVQAKHEENDTGKKVNREYCRQYVIPREVNPEHLISKLSTDGMLTIEAPLPALHGPRDKLIPIEHRK; encoded by the coding sequence ATGTCGATGGTCAGACATATACCAGTTCGTTGGGAATCGGACTACTGGTCCAGGCCTTACATGTTTCCCAACTCCATGGTTTCCTCCAGTTCTGGATTTCCACCTCATCCTCCTCCAAGCTACCCTATGCCTTTGTCTCCGGCTTGGACCTCCTCTGGACTGAATGAGCCAACCTTCCCTTTGGAAAACCCCAACCGTAGATGGAATTTCCAGGAAGAGAGTAACCAGATGTCCAACATCAACCAGGACATGAAGCGTATGAGTAATGAAATGAATCGTATGATGCAAAACATGCGCGGTCAACTTCCAGTTTCACATACTGTGGATGATTGGAGGCTATCAGAAAACTTTCGCATGGACAATCCTATCAGGGAGGATCATGATGGTTCTCGGAAATTTCATCTCCAGTTTGATGTCAGACAATTCAAACCAGAGGAAATTAATGTGAAAACCAATGGAAACCAACTAACTGTGCAGGCTAAACATGAGGAAAATGATACCGGGAAGAAAGTCAATCGAGAATATTGTCGCCAGTATGTCATTCCTCGGGAAGTCAATCCAGAACATCTCATTTCTAAATTGAGCACTGATGGTATGCTGACCATTGAGGCCCCTCTTCCTGCTCTGCATGGGCCAAGGGACAAACTGATCCCCATCGAGCACAGGAAGTAA